In Limibacter armeniacum, a single window of DNA contains:
- a CDS encoding AMP-dependent synthetase/ligase codes for MKNIQEATRLFDLLYFQLKNFPQSKAFGYRNKGNWVHFSTEEAVEIINHAGRGLLKLGVKPGDRIAIAAYQNRPEWVMMDMAIQQIGAISVPVYPTISPREYEYIFNETEVKFCFVGGADLYEKVTLAQQNVASIQEVFVFDERKGCKFWKDIFTNELNSELEQLRDAVKADDLATIIYTSGTTGNPKGVMLTHHNILVNVMDVRDITPLEPGDRTLSFLPLCHIFERTTTYFYIANGVNVHYVGTDNLGGEDGDIQAVKPHFFTSVPRLLEKVYEKIYNKGLDLTGIKRTLFFWALNLTKSFEYDKQYGFIEGIKWAIADKLIFSKWRAALGGNVKGIISGAAPLPMKIAQVFSAAGIPIREGYGLTETSPGLAIGRFEKNGALLGTIGPALSNVELRIDSSDGNYAEGEGELLAKGPNIMKGYYMKPEETAKVMVEIDGDVWFKTGDIGKLVERNGMQFLKITDRKKELLKTSGGKYVAPAPIENRFKEDFLIEQIMVVGEQRKFVSALIVPAEEALKDWCDHKNIQWTTLGEVIQKTEVLEYYQKIIDMYNPEFSHIEQIKKFALVGATWEAEKTDGSEAELTPTMKPKRRIILKKHQDLIDQIYEGQSVESPN; via the coding sequence ATGAAAAACATCCAAGAAGCGACCCGTCTCTTTGATTTGCTTTATTTCCAATTAAAGAATTTCCCTCAATCCAAAGCATTTGGATACAGAAACAAAGGCAATTGGGTACACTTCAGTACAGAAGAAGCCGTGGAAATTATTAACCACGCCGGCAGAGGTTTACTGAAGTTAGGCGTAAAGCCTGGTGACCGAATTGCAATTGCGGCCTATCAGAACCGACCTGAATGGGTGATGATGGATATGGCCATCCAACAGATTGGAGCTATCAGTGTCCCTGTATACCCAACTATTAGCCCAAGAGAATATGAGTATATTTTCAATGAAACAGAGGTGAAGTTCTGTTTTGTGGGTGGTGCTGATCTCTACGAAAAGGTAACGTTGGCACAGCAGAATGTAGCTTCCATTCAGGAAGTCTTCGTCTTTGACGAACGTAAAGGCTGCAAGTTCTGGAAAGACATTTTCACCAATGAGCTCAACAGTGAACTGGAGCAACTTCGAGATGCTGTAAAAGCAGATGACCTAGCTACCATCATCTATACTTCTGGTACTACCGGTAACCCTAAAGGGGTTATGCTGACACACCATAATATATTGGTCAATGTGATGGATGTAAGAGACATCACACCTTTGGAACCTGGCGACCGTACATTGAGTTTCCTTCCACTATGCCACATATTTGAACGCACAACCACTTACTTCTATATTGCCAATGGCGTCAATGTACATTATGTTGGCACGGATAACCTTGGAGGTGAGGATGGCGATATTCAAGCAGTGAAACCACACTTCTTTACATCAGTGCCTCGCCTGCTGGAAAAGGTATATGAAAAGATCTACAATAAAGGTCTTGACCTCACAGGTATCAAGCGCACGTTGTTTTTCTGGGCATTAAACCTGACCAAAAGCTTTGAGTATGACAAGCAGTACGGTTTTATTGAGGGCATTAAGTGGGCTATTGCTGATAAACTGATTTTCAGTAAATGGCGTGCAGCACTTGGAGGAAATGTGAAAGGCATTATTTCTGGTGCAGCTCCTTTGCCTATGAAAATTGCACAGGTATTTTCCGCTGCGGGTATTCCTATCCGAGAAGGCTATGGACTTACAGAAACTTCTCCAGGTTTGGCTATTGGACGTTTCGAGAAAAATGGTGCTTTATTAGGAACAATTGGACCTGCACTAAGTAATGTGGAATTAAGAATTGACAGCAGCGATGGCAATTATGCTGAAGGTGAGGGAGAGCTACTCGCCAAAGGACCTAATATCATGAAAGGATATTACATGAAACCTGAGGAAACAGCCAAAGTAATGGTTGAGATCGATGGTGATGTTTGGTTCAAAACTGGAGACATAGGCAAACTGGTGGAAAGAAATGGCATGCAGTTCCTGAAAATCACAGACCGTAAGAAAGAGCTTCTGAAAACATCCGGAGGTAAATATGTGGCTCCAGCTCCAATCGAGAATAGGTTCAAAGAAGATTTTCTCATTGAACAAATCATGGTTGTAGGTGAACAGCGCAAATTTGTTTCTGCACTGATCGTTCCGGCAGAAGAAGCCTTGAAAGACTGGTGTGACCATAAAAATATCCAATGGACCACTTTAGGTGAAGTCATTCAAAAGACTGAAGTATTGGAGTATTACCAAAAAATTATAGATATGTATAACCCCGAGTTCAGTCATATCGAACAGATCAAGAAATTTGCACTGGTTGGGGCTACATGGGAAGCAGAGAAGACTGATGGCAGTGAAGCCGAGCTTACACCTACCATGAAACCCAAGCGCCGTATTATCTTGAAAAAGCATCAGGATTTGATCGATCAGATATACGAAGGACAATCAGTTGAAAGTCCAAACTAG
- a CDS encoding DUF4385 domain-containing protein, with product MARNAFNYQLDFEHTNFRKHPELYRIGIGEQGVLLVQPYKSELLPHWRFKTEEAAKVSAEKIYSMFEVYLQANDFVGADMARKFLQMGFTRARRYANHKSGKKYRDSADDKTEGLSYPYSSGSKNKGNEILPTETDALTNEKARAAAVFKHFWCKAKDHTEYQKQKEAFKAKYYQ from the coding sequence ATGGCAAGAAACGCATTCAACTATCAGCTGGACTTTGAGCATACTAACTTTAGAAAACATCCTGAGTTGTATAGAATTGGAATAGGAGAACAAGGGGTGTTATTGGTACAGCCATACAAAAGTGAACTGCTACCGCATTGGCGTTTTAAGACAGAGGAAGCTGCAAAAGTATCAGCTGAGAAAATCTATAGCATGTTTGAGGTATACCTTCAGGCAAATGACTTTGTGGGTGCTGATATGGCTAGAAAATTTTTGCAGATGGGTTTTACAAGGGCTAGGCGTTACGCCAATCATAAAAGTGGTAAAAAGTACCGTGATTCAGCTGATGACAAAACAGAAGGATTGTCTTATCCTTACTCAAGTGGAAGCAAGAATAAAGGCAATGAGATATTACCAACAGAAACGGATGCATTGACCAATGAAAAAGCAAGGGCAGCTGCCGTATTTAAACACTTTTGGTGTAAGGCAAAAGACCATACTGAATACCAAAAACAAAAGGAAGCTTTTAAGGCTAAATACTACCAATAA
- a CDS encoding leucine-rich repeat domain-containing protein has translation MKSTDWRKLPDEWKTNLMVSLRFQEEQTDSNTIQKAFAQKANTSPLEAYVSIFGDEISAPLWPDTMFLHNLLQLRRIYLQNADIDTLFPLMYFPLLEELYISHTPIDSLESLMLNNSIRVLHIDHTYIDELMPLSSMQLEEFSAKDTDISELAPLRNQHTLKKLDLRETSIDSLMMLYELSNLEELYISQETVSQQEINAFRKSHPDCKLIIED, from the coding sequence ATGAAAAGCACTGATTGGCGCAAACTACCAGATGAATGGAAGACAAACCTGATGGTTAGTCTCAGGTTTCAGGAAGAACAGACAGACAGCAATACAATTCAAAAGGCATTTGCCCAAAAAGCCAATACTTCTCCACTGGAGGCATACGTATCCATTTTTGGTGATGAAATATCAGCTCCACTTTGGCCTGATACCATGTTTCTTCACAACTTGCTTCAGTTGAGACGTATTTACCTTCAGAATGCGGATATTGACACCCTTTTTCCCTTGATGTATTTCCCTCTTTTGGAAGAGCTGTATATCAGCCATACACCAATAGATTCACTTGAAAGCCTCATGCTGAATAACAGTATTAGGGTCCTTCATATTGACCATACTTATATTGATGAGCTGATGCCACTTTCCTCTATGCAACTGGAAGAATTCTCGGCAAAAGACACGGACATCAGTGAGTTGGCACCATTACGTAACCAACATACACTCAAAAAGCTAGATTTACGTGAAACAAGCATAGACTCTTTGATGATGCTGTATGAACTTAGCAATCTGGAAGAACTCTATATCAGTCAGGAAACTGTCAGCCAACAGGAAATCAATGCTTTCAGAAAATCTCACCCTGACTGCAAGCTTATCATTGAAGACTAA
- a CDS encoding NAD(P)-dependent oxidoreductase: protein MNNKTHRIGIIREGKNPPDKRVPFTPEQCKQIKDLYPAAELFVQPSPIRCFSDEEYEAKGIEMKEDLSDCDILFGVKEVPISQLMPEKQYFFFSHTHKLQPYNQPLIKAIIDKQISLTDYECLTYPQGNRVLGFGRYAGIVGAYNGILAYGKREKAYELKPANQCDDMQEMLHELEKVELSPIKILLTGSGRVAKGANEILEALSLRKVEVEEYLNKTFDEPVYCWIDAEDYVKHKDGKPFEYSHFYNHGEEYESNFQRFYRNTDLFIAGHFWDNTSPVFFTQEQAKAADFRIRLIADISCDIADPIPSTLRPSTIADPIYDYNRITGEEAPAFSDPDNITVMAVDNLPCELPKDASEGFGQSLLEEIIPLLLNSDPHGIICNATIASGGELTKKFDYMEDFVFKN, encoded by the coding sequence ATGAACAACAAGACACATCGCATTGGCATTATCAGGGAGGGCAAAAACCCGCCAGACAAACGTGTTCCGTTTACTCCAGAACAGTGTAAACAGATCAAAGACTTATATCCAGCTGCTGAACTATTTGTACAGCCCAGTCCAATCAGGTGTTTTTCGGATGAAGAATACGAAGCTAAGGGCATAGAGATGAAAGAAGATCTCTCTGACTGCGATATTCTTTTTGGTGTCAAGGAAGTACCTATCTCCCAATTGATGCCTGAGAAGCAATATTTCTTCTTCTCACATACCCATAAGCTTCAGCCATATAACCAGCCTTTGATCAAGGCAATTATTGATAAGCAGATTAGCCTTACGGACTATGAGTGCCTTACATATCCACAGGGAAATAGAGTATTGGGATTTGGAAGGTATGCAGGTATTGTAGGAGCCTATAATGGTATTCTGGCATATGGCAAAAGAGAAAAAGCTTATGAACTCAAGCCTGCAAATCAATGTGATGACATGCAGGAAATGCTACATGAGTTAGAAAAAGTAGAACTATCTCCTATCAAGATTCTCTTGACTGGTAGTGGAAGGGTAGCCAAAGGAGCCAATGAAATATTGGAGGCCTTATCATTACGTAAAGTGGAGGTAGAGGAATATCTCAACAAAACATTTGACGAGCCTGTATATTGCTGGATTGATGCGGAAGACTATGTAAAACACAAAGACGGGAAACCATTTGAGTACAGCCACTTTTACAACCATGGTGAAGAGTATGAATCAAACTTCCAACGCTTTTACCGTAATACAGACTTGTTTATTGCTGGACACTTCTGGGACAATACTTCTCCTGTTTTCTTTACTCAAGAGCAAGCAAAAGCAGCAGACTTCCGTATCCGCCTGATAGCAGACATCAGCTGTGATATCGCAGACCCGATTCCGTCTACGCTCAGACCAAGTACCATCGCTGACCCTATCTATGACTATAATAGGATAACTGGAGAAGAAGCTCCTGCTTTTTCTGATCCAGACAACATCACGGTAATGGCGGTAGACAACCTACCTTGTGAACTTCCAAAAGATGCCTCAGAAGGATTTGGTCAGTCACTTTTGGAGGAGATCATTCCACTCCTGCTCAACAGTGACCCTCATGGAATTATCTGTAATGCTACCATTGCCAGTGGAGGTGAGCTGACCAAGAAATTTGATTATATGGAAGACTTTGTCTTCAAGAATTAA